One region of Solanum stenotomum isolate F172 unplaced genomic scaffold, ASM1918654v1 scaffold32699, whole genome shotgun sequence genomic DNA includes:
- the LOC125852157 gene encoding pentatricopeptide repeat-containing protein At5g61990, mitochondrial-like isoform X1 — translation MWRIFHGRITRCIEQATFHRHYFNSHLPQNNLILIQELTEILKNKKWKSLIKLASLKNKLNPYVVRSVLHQDQLSNHLERLLSFFQWSKHKVGIQSDLEIHSFLAARLCSNNLYSPANSVLENVIRFGLPPLDVLKSIDNCRKIFDESRKFDHVVFGLLMDKYREKGYLFEAASVVFAHSNDLDCIPSLLYCNRLLTDLLKDGNFRLFWRVCDAMREANVTFNALTYTSMADAHCREGNVSDAKEVLAEMEEKGLCSSNFTYKFLMKGLFRAGYVDEAIEVKKSMFSKSLVPNRYFYATFIDGLCAANRFREAIMVLAEMSEMGVKPDAMVYEALLDCYLRHDDVDEAFKIKDAKGITLALCNTLLHVLCKCGKMEKANELVDEMTRKGIKPGSTTYALLIEGHCQWGNVATALELLEEMKKKNLASVKSTYCVITDCLCRNKDPNTVMSSLPNLIMKKGKRNAHTWRTLLMNYPGKGHLLKLREVVEAMHKHGIVPATPHYNILIKGLCETRKMKAAQSCLVEMLDKGLNPDQGTYEPFIIGYCRKGQLQNAERYLLQMLHHGFKPNKEVYNALISANCKSG, via the coding sequence ATGTGGAGGATTTTTCATGGAAGAATCACAAGATGTATTGAACAAGCTACATTTCACAGACATTACTTCAATTCTCATCTTCCTCAGAACAACCTAATCTTGATTCAAGAACTCACTGAAATTCTCAAAAACAAGAAATGGAAAAGCCTCATTAAACTTGCAAGCTTAAAAAATAAGCTAAACCCATATGTGGTTCGGTCTGTTCTTCATCAAGATCAATTGAGTAATCATCTTGAACGCCTCCTCAGTTTCTTTCAATGGTCAAAACACAAAGTGGGTATTCAGTCAGATTTGGAAATTCACTCATTTTTAGCTGCTCGTTTATGTAGTAACAATTTGTATAGTCCTGCTAATTCTGTTCTTGAAAATGTAATCAGGTTTGGTTTGCCCCCTTTGGATGTTTTGAAATCTATTGATAATTGTCGTAAAATTTTTGATGAGTCGAGAAAATTTGATCATGTGGTATTTGGGTTGTTGATGGATAAGTATAGGGAGAAAGGGTATTTGTTTGAAGCTGCTAGTGTTGTTTTTGCTCATAGTAATGATCTTGATTGCATCCCTAGCTTGTTGTATTGTAATCGTTTGTTGACGGATCTGTTGAAAGATGGTAACTTCAGATTGTTTTGGCGAGTTTGTGATGCAATGCGTGAAGCAAATGTTACGTTTAATGCCCTTACATATACTAGTATGGCGGATGCTCATTGTAGAGAGGGGAATGTTAGTGATGCCAAGGAAGTATTGGCTGAGATGGAAGAGAAGGGTCTTTGTTCAAGTAATTTTACCTACAAATTTTTGATGAAGGGTTTGTTTAGAGCTGGGTATGTGGATGAGGCAATTGAGGTTAAAAAGAGCATGTTTTCCAAGTCGTTAGTCCCTAATCGATATTTTTATGCCACATTTATTGATGGGCTTTGTGCTGCGAATAGATTTAGAGAGGCAATAATGGTATTAGCTGAGATGTCTGAGATGGGAGTGAAGCCTGATGCAATGGTTTATGAAGCTTTACTTGATTGTTACTTGAGACATGATGATGTGGATGAGGCTTTTAAAATTAAGGATGCTAAAGGCATTACTTTAGCCCTGTGCAATACGCTTCTTCATGTGCTCTGCAAGTGTGGTAAGATGGAGAAGGCAAATGAACTTGTGGATGAGATGACTAGAAAAGGTATCAAGCCTGGTTCGACAACTTATGCCTTGTTGATTGAGGGACATTGTCAGTGGGGTAATGTTGCCACTGCCTTGGAGCTtcttgaagaaatgaagaagaaaaatctgGCCTCTGTTAAGTCAACCTATTGTGTGATAACTGATTGTCTCTGCCGCAATAAGGATCCGAACACGGTTATGTCTTCTCTTCCAAACTTGATAATGAAGAAAGGGAAGCGAAATGCTCATACGTGGAGAACTTTATTGATGAATTATCCTGGTAAAGGCCACTTACTGAAGTTGAGAGAGGTTGTGGAGGCAATGCATAAGCATGGGATTGTGCCAGCTACTCCCCATTACAATATTCTTATAAAGGGTCTCTGCGAGACACGGAAGATGAAAGCTGCTCAAAGTTGCTTGGTTGAAATGCTGGATAAAGGCCTAAACCCTGACCAGGGTACTTATGAACCCTTTATCATTGGATATTGTCGAAAAGGGCAGTTGCAAAATGCGGAAAGATATTTATTGCAGATGCTGCATCATGGGTTTAAGCCCAACAAAGAAGTTTATAATGCTTTGATCAGTGCGAACTGTAAAAGTGGTTAG
- the LOC125852157 gene encoding pentatricopeptide repeat-containing protein At5g61990, mitochondrial-like isoform X2, giving the protein MDKYREKGYLFEAASVVFAHSNDLDCIPSLLYCNRLLTDLLKDGNFRLFWRVCDAMREANVTFNALTYTSMADAHCREGNVSDAKEVLAEMEEKGLCSSNFTYKFLMKGLFRAGYVDEAIEVKKSMFSKSLVPNRYFYATFIDGLCAANRFREAIMVLAEMSEMGVKPDAMVYEALLDCYLRHDDVDEAFKIKDAKGITLALCNTLLHVLCKCGKMEKANELVDEMTRKGIKPGSTTYALLIEGHCQWGNVATALELLEEMKKKNLASVKSTYCVITDCLCRNKDPNTVMSSLPNLIMKKGKRNAHTWRTLLMNYPGKGHLLKLREVVEAMHKHGIVPATPHYNILIKGLCETRKMKAAQSCLVEMLDKGLNPDQGTYEPFIIGYCRKGQLQNAERYLLQMLHHGFKPNKEVYNALISANCKSG; this is encoded by the coding sequence ATGGATAAGTATAGGGAGAAAGGGTATTTGTTTGAAGCTGCTAGTGTTGTTTTTGCTCATAGTAATGATCTTGATTGCATCCCTAGCTTGTTGTATTGTAATCGTTTGTTGACGGATCTGTTGAAAGATGGTAACTTCAGATTGTTTTGGCGAGTTTGTGATGCAATGCGTGAAGCAAATGTTACGTTTAATGCCCTTACATATACTAGTATGGCGGATGCTCATTGTAGAGAGGGGAATGTTAGTGATGCCAAGGAAGTATTGGCTGAGATGGAAGAGAAGGGTCTTTGTTCAAGTAATTTTACCTACAAATTTTTGATGAAGGGTTTGTTTAGAGCTGGGTATGTGGATGAGGCAATTGAGGTTAAAAAGAGCATGTTTTCCAAGTCGTTAGTCCCTAATCGATATTTTTATGCCACATTTATTGATGGGCTTTGTGCTGCGAATAGATTTAGAGAGGCAATAATGGTATTAGCTGAGATGTCTGAGATGGGAGTGAAGCCTGATGCAATGGTTTATGAAGCTTTACTTGATTGTTACTTGAGACATGATGATGTGGATGAGGCTTTTAAAATTAAGGATGCTAAAGGCATTACTTTAGCCCTGTGCAATACGCTTCTTCATGTGCTCTGCAAGTGTGGTAAGATGGAGAAGGCAAATGAACTTGTGGATGAGATGACTAGAAAAGGTATCAAGCCTGGTTCGACAACTTATGCCTTGTTGATTGAGGGACATTGTCAGTGGGGTAATGTTGCCACTGCCTTGGAGCTtcttgaagaaatgaagaagaaaaatctgGCCTCTGTTAAGTCAACCTATTGTGTGATAACTGATTGTCTCTGCCGCAATAAGGATCCGAACACGGTTATGTCTTCTCTTCCAAACTTGATAATGAAGAAAGGGAAGCGAAATGCTCATACGTGGAGAACTTTATTGATGAATTATCCTGGTAAAGGCCACTTACTGAAGTTGAGAGAGGTTGTGGAGGCAATGCATAAGCATGGGATTGTGCCAGCTACTCCCCATTACAATATTCTTATAAAGGGTCTCTGCGAGACACGGAAGATGAAAGCTGCTCAAAGTTGCTTGGTTGAAATGCTGGATAAAGGCCTAAACCCTGACCAGGGTACTTATGAACCCTTTATCATTGGATATTGTCGAAAAGGGCAGTTGCAAAATGCGGAAAGATATTTATTGCAGATGCTGCATCATGGGTTTAAGCCCAACAAAGAAGTTTATAATGCTTTGATCAGTGCGAACTGTAAAAGTGGTTAG
- the LOC125852158 gene encoding uncharacterized protein LOC125852158, which translates to MVIPPPVRPDRVLKYLKPYVLRMHFTNKYVNAQVVHTPTATVAASASSQEKGLRLAMVESKENTRDVAAAAKIGKLLGERLQAKGVPAISVFFKKEQRYHGKVKAVIDSVREAGIELV; encoded by the coding sequence ATGGTGATTCCTCCACCAGTTAGACCAGACAGAGTGCTGAAGTATCTCAAACCTTACGTGCTGAGGATGCACTTCACAAACAAGTATGTAAATGCTCAAGTAGTTCACACACCAACAGCAACAGTGGCTGCTTCTGCAAGCTCACAAGAGAAAGGCTTAAGGCTTGCCATGgtagaatcaaaagaaaatactaGAGACGTTGCTGCTGCAGCAAAAATAGGTAAGTTGTTGGGAGAGCGGTTGCAGGCTAAAGGAGTTCCCGCCATATCTGTTTTCTTTAAGAAAGAACAACGATACCATGGAAAGGTCAAAGCAGTTATCGATTCAGTCCGAGAAGCAGGCATAGAATTGGTTTGA